The Rhodopseudomonas julia DNA segment GGCTTGTCGCCTGCGGCGACTGGTGCATTGCCGCACGTTCGGAGGCGGCGTTCATCTCCGGCACCGCTGCGGCGGAAGCCGTCATCGCGTCATTGTCGGATTAGGGTTCCGACACCTCCCGCCGCGTCGGTGCGTCAGGCGGCCTGAGAGCGCCGCTTGACGGCGGTCAGCCGCTCTTCGGCAAGCCGATCGGCGATCGCGGCCGTCGTCGTCTTCTCTTCCGCGGCAAGCGCAAAGATCGCTGCAAGCGTTGCGCCGATCGCTTCCACCTTGTCGCGCATCTCCGTCTGCGAGCGGCCGGCGCCGGCCAGGGCAAGCGCCACGACGCCGCCGGCATTGATGGCGTAATCCGGCGCATAGAGAATGCCGCGCTCACGCAGGCGCCCGGCATCGTCCGACTCGGCGAGCTGGTTGTTGGCGGCGCCCGCCACGATGGCGGCGCGGATCTGCGGAATGGTGATGGCGTTGAGCCCGGCGCCGAGGGCGCAGGGGGCGAAGAGATCGACCGGCGCAGCATGGATTTCCGCCACTGGCACGGCAAGCGCGCCCCAGGCCTCTTCGGCGCGCGCCAGGGCTTTCGCATCAATGTCGGAGACGAGAAGATCGGCACCGGCCTCGTGCAGCTTTTCCGCGAGGTGCCAGCCGACATGGCCGAGCCCCTGGACCGCGACGCGGATGCCTTCCAGCGAGCTCGAGCCGAAACGGTATTCGACAGCGGCGAGAATGCCGTGAAAGACGCCGAGCGCCGTATAGGGCGAGGGATCGGCCACGCCCGAGGCCGGCGTGCCGCG contains these protein-coding regions:
- a CDS encoding Glu/Leu/Phe/Val family dehydrogenase; the protein is MPVIALSEAELASHPAFEGHEEVVRIEDEATGLAGYIAIHDTTLGPSLGGCRVWRYADEGAALEDVLRLSRGMTYKNALAGLNLGGGKAVIILAPGAPKTPALFQAFGAAIEELAGRYITAEDVGTTPADMADVARATKHVRGTPASGVADPSPYTALGVFHGILAAVEYRFGSSSLEGIRVAVQGLGHVGWHLAEKLHEAGADLLVSDIDAKALARAEEAWGALAVPVAEIHAAPVDLFAPCALGAGLNAITIPQIRAAIVAGAANNQLAESDDAGRLRERGILYAPDYAINAGGVVALALAGAGRSQTEMRDKVEAIGATLAAIFALAAEEKTTTAAIADRLAEERLTAVKRRSQAA